The following proteins are co-located in the Legionella busanensis genome:
- a CDS encoding Hsp33 family molecular chaperone HslO: MDSLQRFMFEHASIRGEIAHLDHTYTTIINQRSYPPMIKNVLGEALVSCLLMIGSIKFEGELSLQFQGDKRLPLLLIQCDHQLHLRGFAKFQPDLTTEEYAAAFLEGKMVLTINPYNQTQSYQSILPIQSTSMAENLMYYYAQSEQIPSRVWLASDDTKVAGLLLQLMPGQSSEQREHFWEYAVHIGQTISEPELLSLDNETLLYRLYHETDIRVFDNKMVTFKCRCNPDKMKQVLNVLGEKDIKELLAEKGKIDVTCDFCNQHYSFDSIDITMLFHKGN; the protein is encoded by the coding sequence ATGGATAGTCTACAACGTTTTATGTTCGAACACGCCAGTATTCGTGGGGAAATTGCCCATTTAGACCATACTTACACGACTATTATTAACCAAAGATCTTATCCACCTATGATAAAAAATGTCTTAGGTGAGGCATTAGTATCCTGTTTGTTAATGATAGGAAGTATCAAATTTGAAGGTGAACTAAGCTTGCAATTCCAAGGCGACAAACGTTTACCGCTTCTATTAATTCAATGCGATCATCAGTTACATTTACGAGGATTTGCGAAGTTTCAACCTGATTTAACAACTGAAGAATATGCTGCTGCTTTTTTAGAGGGGAAAATGGTACTTACCATCAATCCTTATAATCAGACTCAGTCTTATCAAAGTATTTTACCTATTCAAAGTACCTCAATGGCTGAAAATTTAATGTATTATTATGCCCAATCTGAGCAAATACCAAGTCGCGTATGGCTGGCAAGTGATGATACAAAAGTTGCCGGTCTCTTATTACAATTAATGCCAGGACAAAGTTCAGAGCAGCGCGAACACTTTTGGGAATATGCAGTACATATTGGCCAAACAATAAGTGAGCCAGAGTTACTTAGTCTTGATAATGAAACGCTTTTATATCGTTTATATCACGAAACTGATATTCGAGTTTTTGACAACAAAATGGTCACGTTTAAGTGTCGCTGCAATCCTGACAAGATGAAACAAGTATTAAATGTTCTAGGTGAAAAGGATATTAAAGAATTACTGGCTGAAAAAGGTAAAATTGATGTTACTTGTGATTTTTGTAATCAACACTATAGCTTTGACTCAATTGACATTACAATGCTATTTCACAAAGGTAATTAA
- a CDS encoding tubulin-tyrosine ligase has product MGLKRNTFYLKKNSSPTYFNLSLYLKELGWRESSWRGLAKFSTDNLAFNEPAAQCLEYKHLLADLVNQHCPGVMPLTYGINDYNWPVILNQIAQKFYFKNNQLLNEVNNLIWILKPALLNNGQSIKLFNKLSDLEQHFLSTNRLGGEHVLQYYISNPQLLRDQRKYSIRQFMVLTNYAGAYLYPHGYFNVARQPYNPNNIVNLNAHLTNEHLYGNDPNVIQIPTDQFTFFPDLYSQIKVILEEVILGLQRNYPNAFKLHKKPTFALFGVDFMVDEQNKVWLLEANHGPCFPSTGDHPLQQYLYQPFWRAIVRNFAVPIGNQPLKHLVETDFFTKLL; this is encoded by the coding sequence GTGGGTTTAAAACGTAATACTTTTTATTTAAAGAAAAATAGCTCACCAACTTATTTTAATTTAAGCCTTTATTTAAAAGAATTAGGGTGGAGAGAAAGTAGTTGGCGCGGTCTCGCTAAATTTAGTACTGATAATTTAGCGTTTAACGAGCCTGCTGCCCAATGCCTTGAATATAAACATTTATTAGCCGACTTGGTTAATCAACACTGTCCAGGGGTCATGCCATTAACTTATGGTATTAATGATTATAATTGGCCAGTAATATTAAATCAAATTGCCCAAAAATTTTATTTTAAAAATAACCAGTTACTTAATGAGGTAAACAATTTAATTTGGATTTTAAAACCGGCTTTATTAAATAATGGGCAATCTATCAAATTATTTAATAAATTAAGTGATTTAGAGCAACACTTCTTGAGCACTAATCGTTTAGGTGGTGAACATGTGTTGCAGTATTATATTTCTAATCCGCAGTTGCTTAGAGATCAACGCAAATACAGTATCCGGCAATTTATGGTACTTACTAATTATGCTGGGGCTTATCTTTATCCGCATGGCTATTTTAATGTAGCTAGGCAACCTTATAATCCAAACAATATTGTTAATCTTAACGCCCATTTAACTAATGAACATTTGTATGGCAATGATCCCAATGTCATTCAGATTCCAACCGATCAGTTTACTTTCTTTCCCGACCTCTATTCTCAAATAAAAGTAATCTTAGAAGAGGTAATTTTGGGACTACAAAGAAACTATCCGAACGCCTTTAAGCTTCATAAAAAACCTACATTTGCTTTGTTTGGTGTCGATTTTATGGTTGATGAGCAAAATAAAGTTTGGCTACTTGAGGCCAATCATGGTCCATGTTTTCCTTCTACTGGCGATCATCCACTGCAGCAATATTTATATCAGCCTTTTTGGCGCGCTATCGTCAGAAATTTTGCTGTGCCTATAGGTAATCAACCATTGAAGCACTTAGTAGAAACAGACTTTTTTACAAAGCTTCTCTAA
- a CDS encoding benzoate/H(+) symporter BenE family transporter, with product MASNFPLSQMMAGFMSVIIGFSSTAVIILQAAAAAGTSTAELNSWIFSLCIGVACTCIGLSLYYRIPILTAWSTPGAAFLIASLPGIPLNQAIGAFIFSAILTIFAGLSGSVTKIMRFIPNSIASAMLAGILLHFGLGLFMAVQGQALLVLGMIFIYLLGKQFFPRVVILMVMAAGMIIAASEGLINTAALHLELAYPIFIKPEFSWAVLASIGFPLAIVTMTSQNLPGFSVLKVAGYQPPISAIISWVGVANLLVAPFGGFSVNLAALTAAMCANEEAHKDPALRYYSTIWAGFFYLLIALCGATLLALLAALPKELMAALAGLALLSTLGSNLKAAVEDDMHRDSALITFLVAASGISLLGVNAAFWSLLAGLIASHLPGSFAKLLNKLQHN from the coding sequence ATGGCAAGCAATTTTCCTTTAAGTCAAATGATGGCTGGATTTATGTCAGTAATAATTGGCTTTAGTAGTACCGCTGTTATTATTTTACAAGCCGCCGCTGCTGCTGGTACATCTACAGCAGAGTTAAACTCGTGGATTTTTAGTCTGTGTATAGGCGTTGCCTGCACTTGTATTGGTTTATCTCTCTACTATCGCATCCCTATCTTAACTGCTTGGTCAACACCAGGCGCGGCTTTTCTAATCGCAAGTTTACCAGGTATTCCACTTAATCAAGCTATTGGCGCATTCATTTTTTCAGCCATATTGACAATTTTTGCTGGCTTAAGTGGCTCTGTAACTAAAATCATGCGTTTTATTCCTAATTCAATAGCAAGTGCTATGTTAGCTGGCATCTTATTGCATTTTGGCCTTGGCTTATTTATGGCTGTACAAGGGCAAGCGCTATTAGTATTAGGTATGATTTTTATTTATTTGCTTGGTAAACAGTTCTTTCCCCGTGTGGTAATTTTAATGGTTATGGCCGCAGGCATGATTATTGCCGCTAGCGAAGGGTTAATCAACACGGCTGCTCTCCATTTAGAACTTGCTTATCCGATTTTCATTAAGCCAGAGTTTTCTTGGGCAGTCTTAGCAAGTATTGGTTTTCCTCTTGCTATTGTTACCATGACTTCACAAAATCTACCTGGCTTTTCAGTTTTGAAAGTAGCAGGGTATCAACCGCCTATTTCAGCAATAATAAGTTGGGTTGGTGTGGCTAATTTATTAGTGGCCCCCTTTGGCGGCTTTTCTGTAAATTTAGCTGCATTAACAGCCGCTATGTGTGCTAATGAAGAAGCTCATAAAGATCCAGCTCTTCGCTATTATTCTACAATTTGGGCTGGCTTTTTTTATTTATTAATTGCGCTTTGTGGCGCCACTTTATTAGCCCTACTTGCAGCGCTCCCTAAGGAATTAATGGCAGCCCTTGCAGGCCTTGCTTTACTAAGTACCTTAGGTTCTAACCTTAAAGCAGCTGTTGAGGATGATATGCACCGTGACTCTGCTTTAATTACTTTTCTTGTTGCGGCTTCAGGTATTAGTTTATTGGGAGTTAATGCTGCTTTTTGGAGCTTACTAGCTGGTTTAATAGCATCTCATTTGCCTGGCTCATTTGCAAAATTGCTAAATAAGTTACAACATAATTAG
- a CDS encoding helix-turn-helix domain-containing protein, which translates to MDHLTRFIGSRLRLLRQQKGWSLDKTAEMTAVSKAMLGQIERFESSPTVATLWKIASGFRVSFSSFLKENLDAQNTNFIHTKPRLINHHQEKLYLTPLIPFDEQLNFEVFEIELLSGCKQLSSAHAKGVIEHIIVVSGEIDILIKEKWQPLKAGDSLRFNADVLHGYRNLNPKPAIFHNVIHYPHEKNYKI; encoded by the coding sequence ATGGATCATTTAACACGCTTTATTGGTTCACGTTTACGTCTTTTAAGACAGCAAAAGGGCTGGAGCTTAGATAAAACTGCAGAGATGACGGCAGTTAGCAAAGCCATGTTAGGCCAAATAGAACGTTTTGAATCTTCCCCAACCGTGGCAACCTTATGGAAAATCGCTAGTGGCTTTCGGGTCTCATTTTCTTCCTTTTTAAAGGAAAATCTAGATGCCCAAAATACTAATTTTATACATACTAAACCTCGTTTAATTAATCATCATCAAGAAAAACTTTATTTAACACCTCTTATTCCATTTGATGAGCAGCTAAATTTTGAAGTATTTGAAATTGAATTATTATCAGGGTGTAAACAATTATCATCCGCCCATGCTAAAGGTGTAATTGAACATATTATTGTCGTTAGCGGCGAGATTGATATACTTATTAAGGAAAAATGGCAACCTTTAAAGGCCGGCGATAGTTTACGCTTTAATGCCGATGTTCTGCATGGGTATCGTAATCTAAATCCAAAACCTGCCATTTTTCATAATGTTATTCATTATCCTCACGAAAAAAATTATAAAATCTAA
- the typA gene encoding translational GTPase TypA: MIEMIRNIAIIAHVDHGKTTLVDKLLQQTGTLNERAPRVERIMDSNALEKERGITILAKNTCVYWQNYQINIVDTPGHADFGGEVERILSMVDSVLLLVDAVDGPMPQTRFVTQKAFARGLNPIVVINKIDRPGARPHWVMDQVFDLFDNLGANDTQLDFPVVYTSALNGYAKLDLNDEATDMSALLQTIVDKVKSPDVDEDGPFQMQISSLDYSSYVGTIGIGRVTRGHIKAKSPIKIIDKDGQIRSGRLLQLLGFKGLERIEIEEASAGDIVAVTGIEQLNISDTLCDPNQVEALPPLLVDEPTISMTFQVNDSPFAGQEGKFVTSRKIRERLETELLHNVALQVEDTADPDKFRVSGRGELHLSILIETMRREGYELAISKPEVIMREENGENLEPYERLTIDVEEAHQGAIMEKLGERRGELQNMLPDGKGRVRLDYVIPTRGLIGFHTEFLSSTSGTGLMYHVYDHYGPAFKGRLGKRNNGVLIANCQGMARGFALFNLQERGRLFIEPQTMCYAGMIVGIHARDNDLVVNVTKEKQLTNMRASGTDENIILTPPIKLSLEQALEFIDDDELVEVTPQTIRLRKKELDETARKRTSRANADN; encoded by the coding sequence ATGATTGAAATGATTCGTAATATCGCTATCATTGCCCACGTTGATCATGGTAAAACCACCTTGGTTGACAAGTTACTGCAACAAACAGGAACCCTTAATGAACGAGCACCCCGCGTTGAGCGCATTATGGATTCTAACGCTTTAGAAAAAGAACGCGGTATTACTATTTTAGCTAAAAACACGTGTGTTTATTGGCAAAATTATCAGATTAATATTGTTGACACCCCAGGGCATGCTGATTTTGGTGGTGAAGTAGAGCGCATCTTATCTATGGTTGATAGTGTTTTACTGTTAGTTGACGCTGTTGACGGACCTATGCCACAAACTCGTTTCGTCACGCAAAAAGCCTTTGCCCGTGGCTTAAATCCGATTGTGGTCATTAATAAAATTGATAGACCGGGTGCAAGGCCACATTGGGTCATGGATCAAGTTTTTGATCTTTTTGACAATTTAGGTGCTAATGACACTCAACTTGATTTTCCTGTAGTTTATACTTCAGCTTTAAATGGCTATGCCAAGCTCGATTTAAATGATGAAGCGACCGATATGTCTGCCTTATTACAGACAATCGTTGATAAAGTGAAATCCCCTGATGTTGATGAAGATGGTCCTTTTCAAATGCAAATTAGCTCACTAGACTATTCTTCTTATGTGGGTACCATTGGCATAGGGCGTGTTACCCGCGGTCACATTAAAGCTAAATCACCGATTAAAATTATTGATAAAGATGGTCAAATTCGCAGCGGTCGATTATTACAGTTGTTAGGTTTCAAAGGCCTTGAACGTATTGAAATTGAAGAAGCAAGTGCTGGTGATATTGTTGCTGTAACCGGTATTGAGCAACTTAATATTTCCGATACCTTGTGTGATCCTAATCAGGTAGAAGCGCTTCCTCCTTTGTTAGTTGATGAACCTACGATTAGCATGACATTTCAAGTGAATGATTCTCCTTTTGCCGGCCAAGAAGGCAAATTTGTTACCAGTCGCAAGATAAGAGAACGTTTAGAGACTGAATTGTTACATAATGTTGCTTTACAGGTTGAAGATACAGCTGATCCTGATAAATTTCGAGTTTCAGGCCGCGGTGAACTTCATTTATCTATTTTAATTGAAACCATGCGCCGGGAAGGTTATGAATTAGCGATTTCTAAACCTGAAGTAATTATGCGGGAAGAAAATGGGGAAAATTTAGAGCCTTATGAACGGTTAACCATTGATGTCGAGGAAGCTCATCAAGGTGCTATTATGGAAAAGTTAGGCGAACGACGTGGTGAGCTACAAAATATGCTCCCCGATGGCAAAGGTCGGGTTCGACTGGATTATGTGATTCCGACGCGAGGTTTAATTGGCTTTCATACCGAGTTTCTTTCCAGCACATCAGGCACAGGACTTATGTATCACGTATATGATCATTATGGGCCCGCATTTAAAGGTCGATTAGGCAAACGTAATAACGGCGTGTTAATTGCCAATTGCCAAGGAATGGCCCGTGGTTTTGCTCTCTTTAACTTACAAGAACGGGGGCGCTTATTTATTGAGCCACAAACTATGTGTTATGCCGGTATGATTGTCGGTATTCATGCTCGAGATAATGATTTAGTTGTTAATGTAACTAAAGAAAAACAATTAACCAATATGCGTGCCTCAGGAACTGATGAAAATATTATCCTTACACCGCCTATTAAGCTATCTTTAGAGCAAGCACTTGAGTTTATAGATGATGATGAATTAGTAGAAGTAACTCCCCAAACTATTCGGTTACGAAAAAAAGAATTAGATGAAACAGCTAGAAAACGTACATCACGAGCTAATGCGGATAATTAA
- a CDS encoding NAD(+) kinase has product MKPKFERVILYARQHRATQEIEETLQRLSHFLNAQKIEVFIDSDTAKFATNLPIIPHEQIGQTKDLIVVVGGDGSLLSAARMAILVDVPVIGINRGRLGFLTDISPTDIEKQLDAVLHGHYLEEKRFLLSAKIHDKTKTYFHGNALNDVVLGRGSDTHLIEFDVYIDSQFVSHYRSDGMILATPTGSTAYSLSAGGPIMHPQLNAIVLVPMFCHSLSSRPLVIDAHSIIDLVISEHNEVDLRISCDGHESRMVKPGQQVCIEQNKQKLRLLHPCDYHYYDTLRIKLGWESKHQG; this is encoded by the coding sequence ATGAAACCTAAATTTGAGCGTGTTATTCTTTATGCAAGGCAGCATCGGGCAACTCAGGAGATTGAGGAGACGCTACAACGTCTTAGTCATTTTTTAAACGCCCAAAAAATCGAAGTATTTATAGATAGTGATACTGCTAAATTTGCTACTAACCTACCCATCATACCCCATGAGCAAATTGGACAAACAAAAGATTTAATTGTGGTTGTAGGTGGGGATGGTAGTTTATTATCCGCAGCACGCATGGCTATTTTAGTCGATGTACCAGTAATAGGAATTAATCGTGGTCGTTTAGGTTTTTTAACTGATATCTCACCTACTGATATTGAAAAACAATTAGATGCTGTTTTACACGGGCATTACTTAGAAGAAAAACGCTTTTTGTTAAGTGCAAAAATTCATGACAAAACAAAAACTTATTTTCATGGCAATGCCTTAAATGATGTCGTATTAGGACGGGGTAGTGATACGCACTTAATTGAATTTGATGTGTATATTGATAGCCAATTTGTGAGTCACTATCGTTCAGACGGGATGATCCTTGCAACCCCTACTGGCTCAACTGCTTACTCGTTATCCGCAGGTGGTCCTATTATGCATCCACAATTAAATGCCATTGTTTTAGTGCCTATGTTTTGCCACAGTTTAAGCTCTCGACCTTTAGTCATTGATGCTCATTCCATTATTGATCTTGTTATTAGCGAGCATAATGAAGTTGACTTGCGAATTAGCTGTGATGGGCATGAATCAAGAATGGTTAAACCTGGGCAACAGGTTTGTATTGAACAAAATAAACAAAAGCTTCGCTTATTGCATCCATGTGATTATCATTATTATGATACGCTAAGAATCAAACTTGGCTGGGAATCAAAGCATCAAGGATAA
- the recN gene encoding DNA repair protein RecN, producing MLTALRIENFAIVKLLELDFTRGMSAFTGETGAGKSIMIDALLLALGGRADASVVRYGEEKCDIHATFQIDNASEPANWLTKHDLNHEDGEVYLRRVIYSEGRSRSYINGQPFPLQKIKELSEMLVHIHGQHQHQTLMLHQTHREQLDRFANHDKLVDDVYYLYRQCQKIKNEIDTLKTHENSKDRIELLQFQIDELSNLALQENEIKQLNEEHQLLHRAQDYIHYTQQISQLLNADNEPCIHQQLNLVLHLLQDLPHEQTNIKNALELINSALIQCEEALDEIQHFGERIQLDPERLQEIENRLSVIHHMARKYHVGPEQIIHHLTGLQEELQAYQDAKEKIILLEQQYQNQLQAYEKDALKLHNSRVIHAEKLANEISKIIKQLGMPKGKVSIEITSLDKMQPYGLDKVEYKVCTNPGMAPDSLNKIASGGELSRISLAIQMITAQRGATPTLIFDEVDVGIGGATAALVGQLLRQLGERLQVFCVTHQPQVAAAAHYHFVVEKFSDNQQTYSHIVALSEKDKVDEIARMLGGLTITEQTRNHAEELLLSSKKSNKVVENTRLP from the coding sequence ATGCTCACTGCTTTACGTATTGAAAACTTTGCTATCGTTAAATTGCTTGAACTTGATTTTACAAGAGGGATGAGTGCGTTCACTGGTGAAACAGGTGCAGGGAAATCCATTATGATTGATGCGCTACTATTAGCCTTAGGTGGTAGGGCAGATGCATCAGTCGTTCGATACGGTGAAGAAAAATGTGATATTCATGCCACTTTTCAAATTGATAATGCAAGTGAGCCAGCGAATTGGTTAACCAAACATGATCTTAATCATGAGGATGGAGAGGTTTATTTAAGACGCGTTATTTATAGCGAAGGACGCTCCCGTTCTTATATTAATGGCCAACCTTTTCCCTTGCAGAAAATTAAAGAACTAAGTGAAATGTTAGTACATATTCATGGCCAGCATCAACATCAAACATTAATGCTACATCAAACTCACCGTGAGCAGCTAGATCGTTTCGCAAATCATGATAAGCTTGTAGACGATGTATATTACCTTTATAGGCAATGTCAGAAAATAAAAAATGAAATTGATACACTAAAAACACATGAAAACTCTAAAGATAGAATTGAGCTTTTACAATTTCAAATTGATGAGTTAAGTAACCTTGCTCTGCAAGAAAACGAAATTAAACAATTAAATGAAGAGCATCAATTATTGCATCGAGCGCAAGATTATATTCATTATACCCAACAAATTTCTCAGTTATTAAACGCAGATAATGAACCTTGTATTCACCAGCAACTTAATCTAGTTTTACACTTGCTTCAGGATTTACCTCACGAACAAACTAATATTAAAAATGCATTAGAGTTAATTAATAGCGCTTTGATACAGTGTGAAGAAGCATTAGATGAAATTCAACATTTTGGTGAACGTATACAGCTTGATCCTGAGCGTTTACAAGAAATAGAAAATCGCTTAAGTGTTATCCACCATATGGCTCGTAAATACCATGTAGGACCCGAACAAATTATTCATCACCTGACGGGTTTACAGGAAGAACTACAAGCTTATCAAGATGCAAAAGAAAAAATTATACTTTTAGAGCAGCAGTACCAAAATCAATTACAAGCTTATGAAAAAGACGCTCTTAAACTCCACAATTCAAGAGTTATTCATGCAGAAAAATTGGCCAATGAAATAAGTAAAATTATAAAGCAACTAGGAATGCCCAAAGGTAAAGTATCTATCGAAATTACTAGCCTTGATAAAATGCAGCCTTATGGCCTTGATAAAGTAGAATATAAAGTTTGTACTAATCCTGGTATGGCGCCAGATTCATTAAATAAAATTGCCTCAGGCGGCGAGCTCTCTCGTATTAGCTTAGCTATTCAAATGATTACTGCACAGCGAGGTGCAACACCCACATTAATTTTTGACGAAGTCGATGTCGGGATAGGAGGTGCAACAGCCGCATTAGTAGGTCAACTTCTACGCCAACTGGGCGAACGGCTACAAGTATTTTGTGTCACACATCAACCGCAGGTTGCCGCAGCTGCTCATTATCATTTTGTGGTAGAAAAATTTAGTGATAATCAGCAGACGTATTCCCATATTGTTGCTCTATCTGAAAAAGATAAGGTGGATGAAATTGCCCGTATGTTGGGCGGTTTAACAATTACTGAGCAAACGCGTAATCATGCTGAAGAGCTTTTGTTAAGTAGTAAAAAGAGTAATAAAGTAGTAGAAAATACTCGTTTGCCATAA